Proteins found in one Falsirhodobacter algicola genomic segment:
- a CDS encoding DUF2945 domain-containing protein, translated as MSNFHKGDRVRWNWGGNTAEAAVEDIFPRRVQRTLKGKKVTRNGSKKNPAYLLKQEDGDKILKLHSELSKA; from the coding sequence ATGTCGAATTTCCACAAGGGTGACCGCGTTCGGTGGAACTGGGGCGGCAACACCGCCGAGGCGGCGGTGGAAGATATCTTCCCCCGCCGCGTGCAGCGCACGCTGAAGGGCAAGAAGGTCACGCGCAACGGCTCCAAGAAGAACCCCGCCTACCTGCTGAAACAGGAAGACGGGGACAAGATCCTGAAGCTGCACTCCGAATTGTCGAAGGCCTAG
- the dapE gene encoding succinyl-diaminopimelate desuccinylase, translating into MTDPVALTADLVRCPSVTPNEAGALVLMERLLTEAGFECTRVDRGGISNLFARWGRPGANRTFGYNGHVDVVPVGNAADWTHDPFGAVIEDGWLYGRGATDMKSGVAAFAAAAIDFVADTPPDGAIILALTGDEEADAHHGTVALLDWMAETGEKMDVCLVGEPTSAEAIGDMMKVGRRGSVTVRFTARGVQGHVAYPHRARNPVAALAKLIAALESTPLDAGNAHFDASTLATVTFDVGNPATNVIPAEARAAVNIRFNDEHSGDSLIARLAAEAAKIEAETGVTITLASQITGDSFVTPPGDLTRLVAGAVEAETGRRPEPSTSGGTSDARFVKDHCPVLEFGLVSHRMHAVDERVRVDDIGALKAIYTRILRDYFA; encoded by the coding sequence ATGACCGACCCCGTTGCCCTGACTGCCGATCTCGTCCGTTGCCCCTCCGTCACCCCGAACGAGGCGGGGGCGCTGGTGCTGATGGAGCGTTTGTTGACCGAAGCGGGCTTCGAGTGCACGCGGGTGGACCGGGGCGGCATCTCCAACCTCTTTGCCCGCTGGGGCCGACCGGGGGCGAACCGCACCTTCGGCTATAACGGCCATGTGGATGTGGTGCCGGTGGGCAATGCCGCCGACTGGACCCATGACCCCTTCGGCGCCGTGATCGAGGATGGCTGGCTCTATGGGCGCGGCGCGACGGATATGAAATCGGGTGTCGCCGCCTTTGCCGCCGCCGCGATCGATTTCGTTGCGGACACGCCCCCCGACGGCGCGATCATCCTTGCCCTGACCGGCGACGAGGAGGCCGATGCCCATCACGGCACCGTCGCCCTTCTGGATTGGATGGCCGAGACCGGCGAGAAGATGGATGTCTGCCTCGTCGGAGAGCCGACATCGGCCGAGGCGATCGGCGACATGATGAAGGTCGGGCGGCGCGGCTCGGTCACGGTGCGCTTCACCGCGCGCGGGGTGCAGGGCCATGTCGCCTATCCGCACCGGGCGCGCAATCCGGTGGCGGCGCTGGCGAAACTGATCGCGGCGCTGGAATCGACGCCGCTCGATGCGGGCAACGCGCATTTCGACGCCTCCACCCTTGCGACCGTCACCTTCGATGTCGGCAATCCCGCCACCAACGTCATCCCGGCCGAGGCGCGGGCCGCCGTCAACATCCGCTTCAACGACGAACATAGCGGCGACAGCCTGATCGCCCGCCTTGCCGCCGAGGCCGCGAAGATCGAGGCCGAAACCGGCGTCACCATCACCCTCGCCTCGCAGATCACGGGCGATTCCTTCGTCACGCCGCCCGGCGATCTGACGCGCCTCGTGGCCGGCGCGGTGGAGGCCGAGACCGGCCGCCGTCCCGAACCTTCCACCTCGGGCGGAACGTCGGATGCGCGCTTCGTGAAGGATCACTGCCCGGTGCTGGAATTCGGGCTGGTGTCGCACCGGATGCATGCGGTGGATGAACGGGTGCGCGTCGATGACATCGGGGCGCTGAAGGCGATCTACACCCGCATCCTGCGCGACTATTTCGCCTAG
- a CDS encoding asparaginase, protein MTAPVAMAELWRGGLLESTHLGHAVICHADGEVVRAWGDPNAVIFPRSSCKMLQALPLVESGAAEAHGLTDRQLALSCASHSGAALHAGTVGRWLSDLNLREQDLRCGCHMPWDTEERDRLIRAGEAPCQLHNNCSGKHAGFLTLNRHLGGDAEYLEIDHPVQRAVKAAFEEVTDETSPGYGIDGCSAPNFATSLQGLARAMAFFAGARDDGGPRERAAARLARAMAAHPEMVAGEGRADTELMRAMDGVAMKMGAEAVYVAILPQKRMGIALKITDGHVPAAEAAIARLLVELGVLDAAHPATRRRLDAVQTNWRGIETGVFRTSDGFTA, encoded by the coding sequence ATGACGGCACCTGTGGCGATGGCCGAACTGTGGCGGGGCGGATTGCTGGAAAGCACCCATCTGGGCCATGCCGTGATCTGCCATGCCGATGGGGAGGTGGTCCGCGCATGGGGCGATCCGAACGCGGTGATCTTTCCGCGATCCTCGTGCAAGATGCTTCAGGCGCTGCCGCTGGTGGAATCGGGCGCGGCCGAGGCGCATGGCCTGACCGACCGGCAGCTTGCGCTGTCCTGCGCCAGCCATTCGGGCGCGGCGCTGCATGCGGGCACCGTGGGGCGCTGGCTGTCGGATCTGAACCTTCGGGAGCAGGATCTGCGCTGCGGCTGCCACATGCCGTGGGACACCGAAGAGCGGGACCGCCTGATCCGCGCTGGCGAGGCGCCGTGCCAGCTTCATAACAACTGTTCGGGCAAACATGCCGGTTTCCTGACGCTGAACCGCCATCTGGGCGGGGATGCCGAATATCTGGAGATCGACCATCCCGTGCAGCGCGCCGTGAAGGCCGCCTTCGAGGAGGTGACGGACGAAACCTCGCCCGGATATGGCATCGACGGCTGCTCGGCCCCGAATTTCGCGACTTCGCTGCAGGGGCTGGCGCGGGCGATGGCCTTCTTTGCCGGTGCGCGCGATGATGGCGGCCCCCGCGAACGTGCGGCGGCCCGGCTGGCCCGCGCGATGGCCGCCCATCCCGAGATGGTCGCCGGCGAAGGGCGCGCCGATACCGAACTGATGCGCGCCATGGACGGGGTTGCGATGAAGATGGGGGCCGAGGCGGTCTATGTCGCGATTCTGCCGCAAAAGCGGATGGGCATCGCGCTGAAGATCACCGACGGCCATGTCCCCGCCGCCGAGGCCGCGATCGCGCGCCTGCTGGTGGAGCTGGGCGTTCTGGACGCCGCGCATCCCGCGACGCGCCGCCGCCTCGATGCGGTTCAGACCAATTGGCGCGGCATCGAGACGGGCGTCTTCCGCACGTCGGACGGTTTCACCGCTTGA
- a CDS encoding LOG family protein, which yields MNEDTRKHPLRHSAQDRQTADRVPDTPQSRSPAYRLAFADEDFLTREELRPVRLQLELLKVQMSLDEEGVDSTIVLFGGARIPEPARKETARTPALAELSHFYDEARRFAHLMTERSLADGGRRGIICTGGGPGVMEAGNRGAAEAGGRSVGLNIVLPFEQAPNAYVTPELSFNFHYFALRKMHFLMRAEALCVFPGGFGTLDEMFETLTLIQTRRMKRIPVLLFGRAFWEAILNLDALESFGTIAAADLELFQYVETAEEAVAALDTWEEPPLGPLVR from the coding sequence ATGAACGAAGATACCCGCAAGCACCCGCTGCGTCACTCGGCACAGGATCGGCAGACCGCCGACCGCGTGCCCGACACGCCGCAAAGCCGCTCCCCCGCCTATCGGCTGGCCTTCGCCGACGAGGATTTCCTGACGCGCGAGGAACTTCGCCCCGTGCGCCTGCAGCTGGAGCTGCTGAAGGTGCAGATGTCGCTGGACGAAGAGGGCGTGGACAGCACCATCGTCCTGTTCGGCGGCGCGCGCATTCCCGAACCCGCCCGCAAGGAGACGGCGCGCACGCCCGCGCTGGCCGAGCTGTCGCATTTCTACGACGAGGCGCGCCGCTTCGCCCATCTGATGACCGAGCGGAGCCTTGCCGATGGCGGGCGCCGGGGCATCATCTGCACCGGCGGCGGGCCGGGCGTGATGGAGGCGGGAAACCGCGGCGCCGCCGAAGCGGGGGGCCGCTCGGTGGGTCTGAACATCGTGCTGCCGTTCGAGCAGGCGCCGAACGCCTATGTCACGCCCGAACTCTCGTTCAACTTCCACTACTTCGCGCTGCGGAAGATGCATTTCCTGATGCGGGCCGAAGCGCTCTGCGTCTTCCCCGGCGGCTTCGGCACGCTTGACGAGATGTTCGAGACGCTGACCCTGATCCAGACGCGCCGCATGAAGCGCATTCCCGTGCTGCTGTTCGGGCGCGCCTTCTGGGAGGCGATCCTGAACCTCGATGCGCTGGAATCCTTCGGCACCATCGCGGCGGCGGATCTCGAGCTGTTCCAATACGTGGAAACCGCCGAAGAGGCCGTCGCGGCGCTGGATACGTGGGAAGAACCGCCGCTCGGCCCGCTGGTGCGCTAG
- the rlmN gene encoding 23S rRNA (adenine(2503)-C(2))-methyltransferase RlmN: protein MNATAPITQDVLTLPRKLPEGRTNIIGLTRPQLHAALMAMGTPERQAKMRVGQVWQWLYHWGVRDFAQMTNLAKDYRAKLAEHFDIVIPEVVERKISEDGTRKYLVRIAGGHEVETVYIPEEGRGTLCVSSQVGCTLTCSFCHTGTQKLVRNLTAGEIVGQLMLARDDLGEWPEQGAPKEETRLVSNIVLMGMGEPLYNFDNVRDAMKVVMDGEGLSLSRRRITLSTSGVVPEIAKTAEEIGCLLAVSFHATTDEVRDKLVPINKRWNIKALLDALREYPKLSNSERITFEYVMLKGVNDTDADARRLVKLIAGIPAKINLIPFNEWPGSAYQRSDWERIEKFADIIYHAGYASPIRKPRGEDIMAACGQLKSATERARKSRAEIAAEAGM from the coding sequence ATGAACGCCACCGCCCCCATCACGCAGGACGTGCTGACCCTTCCGCGCAAGCTGCCGGAGGGCAGGACCAACATCATCGGCCTGACGCGGCCGCAGCTTCACGCCGCGCTGATGGCGATGGGCACGCCCGAGCGGCAGGCCAAGATGCGCGTGGGTCAGGTGTGGCAGTGGCTCTATCATTGGGGCGTGCGCGACTTTGCGCAGATGACCAACCTCGCCAAGGATTACCGCGCCAAGCTGGCCGAGCATTTCGACATCGTCATCCCCGAAGTGGTGGAGCGCAAGATCTCCGAAGACGGCACGCGCAAATACCTCGTGCGCATCGCCGGCGGCCATGAGGTCGAGACGGTCTATATCCCCGAGGAAGGGCGCGGCACGCTCTGCGTGTCCAGTCAGGTCGGCTGCACGCTCACCTGTTCGTTCTGCCATACGGGCACGCAGAAGCTGGTCCGCAACCTCACCGCCGGTGAGATCGTGGGCCAGTTGATGCTGGCGCGCGACGATCTGGGCGAATGGCCCGAACAGGGCGCGCCCAAGGAGGAAACGCGCCTCGTGTCGAACATCGTGCTGATGGGCATGGGCGAGCCGCTCTACAACTTCGACAATGTCCGCGACGCGATGAAGGTCGTGATGGATGGCGAGGGGCTGAGCCTGTCGCGCCGCCGCATCACCCTCTCCACCTCGGGTGTGGTGCCCGAGATCGCCAAGACCGCCGAAGAGATCGGCTGCCTTCTGGCCGTCAGCTTCCACGCCACCACCGACGAGGTGCGCGACAAGCTGGTGCCGATCAACAAGCGTTGGAACATCAAGGCGCTGCTGGATGCGCTGCGCGAATATCCCAAGCTGTCCAATTCCGAACGGATCACCTTCGAATACGTCATGCTGAAGGGCGTGAACGACACCGACGCCGATGCGCGCCGGCTGGTGAAGCTGATTGCGGGCATCCCGGCCAAGATCAACCTGATCCCCTTCAACGAATGGCCCGGCAGCGCCTATCAGCGTTCGGACTGGGAGCGGATCGAGAAATTCGCCGACATCATCTACCATGCCGGCTACGCCTCCCCCATCCGCAAGCCGCGCGGCGAGGACATCATGGCCGCCTGCGGTCAGTTGAAATCCGCGACCGAGCGGGCCCGCAAATCGCGCGCCGAGATCGCGGCCGAAGCCGGGATGTGA
- a CDS encoding leucyl aminopeptidase family protein: MNLPLSPPNATSRPLYVVGAEGLQAWLAGQPAPVAAWLSGTGFAGGLGDVRLLPGPDGAPAAAVIGHGTAAARRRTRFGLAAAAQLPQGDWHLEGTLTDEERDEAVLGFLLGAYRFTRYRAQTGGGARLKLPEGCERLVALAEGEWLTRDLINTPSADMGPDELEAATAALAARHGAHLSVTRDEALREGFPMIHAVGDGSDRRPRLLDLRWGANGPALTLVGKGVCFDTGGLDLKPAASMLLMKKDMGGAATVLGLAQMIMALNLPIRLRVLIPAVENSVSGRAFRPKDILTSRKGLTVEVNNTDAEGRLVLADALALAAEEASDLTISMATLTGAARVAVGPDLAPFFTDDEAAAAALADAGTEMRDPVWRLPFWEPYEPMIEPGIADLDNAPAGGMAGAITAALFLRRFAGGRYVHFDIYGHQPGDAPGRPKGGAGQGARAILGALPTLLGV; the protein is encoded by the coding sequence ATGAATCTGCCCCTTTCCCCCCCGAACGCCACGTCCCGCCCCCTGTATGTCGTGGGCGCGGAAGGGTTGCAGGCGTGGCTGGCCGGCCAGCCTGCCCCCGTGGCGGCGTGGCTTTCGGGGACGGGATTCGCCGGTGGCCTTGGCGATGTGCGCCTGCTGCCTGGCCCGGACGGGGCGCCCGCCGCCGCCGTCATCGGCCATGGCACCGCCGCCGCGCGGCGGCGCACGCGCTTCGGCCTTGCCGCCGCGGCGCAGCTACCGCAAGGCGACTGGCATCTGGAGGGCACCCTGACGGACGAGGAGCGGGACGAGGCCGTTCTCGGCTTCCTCCTCGGGGCCTATCGCTTCACCCGCTACCGCGCGCAGACCGGCGGCGGGGCGCGTCTGAAACTGCCCGAAGGGTGCGAACGGCTGGTCGCGCTTGCGGAAGGCGAATGGCTGACGCGCGATCTGATCAACACCCCCTCTGCCGATATGGGCCCGGACGAGTTGGAGGCCGCCACGGCCGCACTTGCCGCCCGCCACGGCGCGCATCTCTCCGTCACGCGGGATGAGGCGCTGCGCGAGGGCTTTCCCATGATCCACGCGGTCGGCGACGGGTCGGACCGGCGCCCGCGCCTGCTGGATCTGCGCTGGGGCGCGAATGGCCCGGCGCTGACGCTGGTGGGCAAGGGCGTGTGCTTCGACACGGGCGGGCTCGATCTGAAACCGGCGGCGTCGATGCTGCTGATGAAGAAGGACATGGGGGGCGCGGCCACCGTGCTGGGCCTTGCGCAGATGATCATGGCGCTGAACCTGCCGATCCGCCTGCGCGTCCTGATCCCGGCGGTGGAGAATTCGGTCTCGGGCCGTGCCTTCCGGCCTAAGGACATCCTCACCTCCCGCAAGGGCCTGACCGTAGAGGTGAACAACACCGATGCCGAAGGGCGGCTGGTGCTGGCCGATGCGCTGGCCCTCGCGGCCGAGGAGGCGTCCGATCTGACCATCTCCATGGCGACGCTGACGGGCGCGGCGCGGGTGGCGGTGGGGCCGGACCTCGCGCCCTTCTTCACCGATGACGAGGCGGCGGCCGCGGCCCTTGCCGATGCCGGAACCGAGATGCGCGACCCCGTCTGGCGCCTTCCCTTCTGGGAGCCGTACGAGCCGATGATCGAACCGGGCATCGCCGATCTCGACAATGCGCCCGCGGGGGGCATGGCCGGGGCGATCACGGCGGCGCTGTTCCTGCGGCGTTTCGCGGGCGGGCGCTATGTTCATTTCGACATCTACGGCCATCAGCCGGGCGATGCACCCGGGCGGCCCAAGGGCGGCGCGGGACAGGGCGCGCGCGCGATCCTCGGGGCGCTGCCCACGCTGCTGGGGGTCTGA
- a CDS encoding DUF2794 domain-containing protein — MDAPIPFSPRIPEQVSFDRHELGTILSVYGRMVAQGEWRDYGISVLREVAVFAIFRRTAEHPLYRVEKRPKLRQRQGMYAVVGMDGQILRRGHDLAQVLRVLERKTIRVVD, encoded by the coding sequence ATGGACGCACCGATACCCTTCTCGCCCCGCATCCCCGAACAGGTCAGCTTCGACCGCCACGAACTCGGGACCATCCTGTCGGTCTATGGCCGGATGGTGGCGCAGGGCGAATGGCGCGATTACGGCATCTCGGTCCTGCGCGAGGTCGCGGTCTTCGCCATCTTCCGCCGCACCGCCGAACACCCCCTCTATCGCGTGGAAAAACGCCCGAAGCTGCGCCAGCGGCAGGGGATGTACGCCGTGGTGGGGATGGATGGGCAGATCCTGCGCCGCGGTCACGATCTGGCGCAGGTGCTGCGGGTGCTGGAACGCAAGACGATCCGCGTCGTCGATTAG
- a CDS encoding NlpC/P60 family protein: protein MRDRRITPATSRIAHESLRGIVDAPAFTKGDARQVSAPLVDLLAQPQGGRDRQLVMGDGFTVIDRDSHYAFGMSAKDGYCGWVPRETLEPALPQTHWLAVPASHLYPEPRVQSRPIAALTMGARLTVIGEQGQWAETTKGFIWADHLRALDAWMADPVAVAERFLGTPYVWGGNSRDGIDCSGLVQIAQLACGRPCPGDSDLQQSLGHEVEGPLQRGDLLFWKGHVAMAMDERRIIHATGAFMATVIEDTEVALQRIEAAGYPLLSQRRP, encoded by the coding sequence ATGAGGGATCGCCGCATCACCCCCGCCACCAGCCGCATCGCGCACGAATCGCTGCGCGGCATCGTCGACGCCCCCGCCTTCACCAAGGGCGATGCGCGGCAGGTATCCGCGCCGCTCGTGGATCTTCTGGCACAGCCGCAAGGCGGGCGCGACCGTCAGCTGGTCATGGGCGACGGGTTCACCGTGATCGACCGCGACAGCCATTACGCCTTCGGCATGTCGGCCAAGGACGGCTATTGCGGCTGGGTCCCGCGCGAGACGTTGGAACCGGCCTTGCCCCAGACGCACTGGCTGGCGGTACCGGCGAGCCATCTCTATCCCGAACCGCGGGTGCAGTCGCGCCCGATCGCGGCGCTGACCATGGGCGCGCGGCTGACGGTGATCGGCGAGCAGGGCCAATGGGCCGAAACGACCAAGGGCTTCATCTGGGCCGATCATCTGCGCGCCTTGGATGCGTGGATGGCCGATCCGGTGGCGGTGGCCGAACGCTTTCTCGGCACGCCCTATGTCTGGGGCGGCAACAGCCGTGACGGGATCGACTGCTCCGGCCTCGTGCAGATCGCGCAACTGGCTTGCGGACGCCCCTGCCCCGGCGACAGCGATCTGCAGCAATCCCTCGGCCATGAGGTGGAGGGGCCGCTTCAGCGCGGCGATCTCTTGTTCTGGAAGGGGCATGTCGCCATGGCGATGGACGAACGGCGCATCATCCACGCGACGGGCGCCTTCATGGCCACCGTGATCGAGGATACCGAGGTGGCGCTGCAACGGATCGAAGCGGCGGGCTATCCCCTGCTGTCGCAGCGGCGGCCCTAA
- a CDS encoding I78 family peptidase inhibitor, with protein sequence MKYIALVAAGLALAACQPTTKTTVVDVTTCDPTPYADWVGKDSRTLTGAETPYTMRIIRPNQPVTLDFNPTRLNVETDAKGIITAVRCG encoded by the coding sequence ATGAAATACATCGCCCTTGTTGCCGCCGGCCTTGCGCTGGCCGCGTGCCAACCGACGACCAAGACCACCGTGGTGGATGTCACCACCTGCGATCCGACGCCCTATGCCGACTGGGTCGGCAAGGATTCCCGCACGCTGACCGGCGCGGAAACCCCCTATACGATGCGCATCATCCGCCCGAACCAGCCCGTCACGCTCGACTTCAACCCGACGCGGCTGAATGTCGAGACGGACGCCAAGGGCATCATCACCGCCGTGCGCTGCGGCTAG
- the dapD gene encoding 2,3,4,5-tetrahydropyridine-2,6-dicarboxylate N-succinyltransferase, producing MTDAALEAAIEAAWDARDTITPATTGEARDAIEATLSALDAGTLRVAEKRGQDWHVNQWAKKAVLLGFRLKDMELQSGGPQGGGWWDKVDSKFAGWSETEWKAAGFRAVPNCVVRRSAYIAKGVVLMPSFVNLGAFVDEGTMVDTWATVGSCAQIGRNVHLSGGVGIGGVLEPMQAGPTIIEDNCFIGARSEVVEGVIVREGSVLGMGVYLGQSTKIFDRETGEVSYGEVPAGSVVVSGSLPSRNGVHLYCAVIVKKVDAKTRSKTSINELLRD from the coding sequence ATGACCGACGCAGCGCTGGAAGCCGCCATCGAAGCCGCCTGGGATGCGCGTGACACCATCACCCCCGCCACCACCGGAGAGGCGCGCGACGCGATTGAGGCGACGCTGTCCGCCCTTGATGCCGGAACGCTGCGCGTCGCCGAAAAGCGGGGGCAGGACTGGCATGTGAACCAATGGGCGAAGAAGGCCGTGCTGCTGGGCTTCCGCCTGAAGGACATGGAACTGCAATCGGGCGGCCCGCAGGGCGGCGGCTGGTGGGACAAGGTGGACAGCAAGTTCGCCGGTTGGAGCGAGACCGAATGGAAGGCCGCAGGCTTCCGCGCGGTGCCCAACTGCGTCGTCCGCCGCTCGGCCTATATCGCCAAGGGCGTGGTGCTGATGCCCTCCTTCGTGAACCTCGGGGCCTTCGTCGACGAAGGCACGATGGTCGATACCTGGGCCACGGTCGGGTCCTGCGCGCAGATCGGGCGCAACGTGCACCTGTCGGGCGGCGTCGGCATCGGCGGCGTGCTGGAGCCGATGCAGGCCGGTCCCACCATCATCGAGGACAACTGCTTCATCGGGGCCCGCTCCGAAGTGGTGGAAGGCGTGATCGTGCGCGAAGGCTCGGTCCTTGGGATGGGCGTCTATCTTGGCCAATCGACCAAGATCTTCGACCGCGAAACCGGCGAAGTCAGCTATGGCGAGGTTCCGGCCGGGTCGGTCGTCGTCTCCGGCAGCCTGCCCTCGCGCAATGGCGTGCACCTCTATTGCGCGGTGATCGTGAAGAAAGTGGATGCGAAAACCCGGTCCAAAACCTCGATCAACGAACTTTTGCGTGATTGA
- a CDS encoding GlsB/YeaQ/YmgE family stress response membrane protein: MQGMGWIAAIIVGAIAGWIAEKLMKSDHGLLMNIILGILGAVIMNFLLVTLLGATLGGWLGQLVVGVIGACILIALGRVLRRKT; encoded by the coding sequence ATGCAAGGTATGGGCTGGATTGCCGCCATCATCGTCGGGGCCATCGCAGGCTGGATCGCCGAGAAACTGATGAAGTCCGATCACGGGCTTCTGATGAACATCATTCTCGGCATCCTTGGCGCGGTGATCATGAACTTCCTGCTCGTGACCCTTCTGGGCGCGACGCTGGGCGGCTGGCTGGGCCAACTGGTGGTGGGCGTGATCGGCGCCTGCATCCTGATCGCCCTTGGCCGCGTGCTGCGTCGCAAGACCTGA
- a CDS encoding NYN domain-containing protein, which produces MDSRTPRLCVLIDADNIPAHYAEAIFEEIASLGEASVRRIYGDWSALRLKNWAEKVAHLGLVADQQFSNTRGKNASDIGLVIAAMDFLHSGLFDGFVLVSSDSDFTRLAARIREQGLDVYGIGEKKTPEAFRMACKRFIYVENLNAREEEPQPELPVTPRPAKDAPANAIPLIAAAMRAIDPEGEWYSLGQIGQYITQANPDFDTRTYGAAKLSDLIRKVSRFEVVMGEGGQLLARDIA; this is translated from the coding sequence ATGGACAGCCGCACCCCCCGCCTTTGCGTTCTCATCGACGCCGACAACATTCCGGCCCATTACGCCGAGGCGATCTTCGAAGAGATCGCGTCCTTGGGCGAAGCGTCGGTCCGGCGCATCTACGGCGACTGGTCGGCGCTGCGTCTGAAGAATTGGGCCGAGAAGGTGGCCCATCTGGGGCTGGTGGCCGATCAGCAGTTTTCCAATACGCGGGGCAAGAACGCCTCCGATATCGGGCTGGTCATCGCGGCGATGGATTTCCTGCATTCGGGGCTGTTCGACGGCTTCGTTCTGGTCAGTTCCGACAGCGATTTCACCCGCCTTGCCGCCCGCATCCGCGAGCAAGGCCTCGATGTCTATGGCATCGGCGAGAAGAAGACCCCCGAAGCCTTCCGCATGGCCTGCAAGCGGTTCATCTATGTCGAGAACCTGAACGCCCGCGAAGAGGAGCCGCAGCCCGAACTGCCCGTCACCCCGCGCCCGGCCAAGGATGCCCCGGCCAACGCCATCCCCCTGATCGCCGCCGCCATGCGCGCCATCGACCCCGAGGGGGAGTGGTATTCGCTGGGCCAGATCGGGCAGTACATCACCCAAGCCAATCCCGATTTCGACACGCGCACCTATGGCGCGGCGAAGCTGTCGGACCTGATCCGCAAAGTCAGCCGATTCGAGGTGGTGATGGGCGAGGGCGGCCAGCTTCTGGCGCGCGACATCGCCTAG
- a CDS encoding invasion associated locus B family protein — translation MNPTTTRLIGAAMLALAGTGAIAQESTNRVATKTDWSVFTEDSPKECWGVSSPKKTVNSRDGQPVEVQRGDILLFVTFRPGAGAAGEISFTGGYPFAGGSTVDVAINGKTYAMMTDGEWAWPADSGSDGTILAAMKAGSEAVLTARSSRGTQTQDTFSLMGFTAAMQEAENRCK, via the coding sequence ATGAACCCCACGACCACGCGCCTGATCGGCGCCGCCATGCTTGCCCTTGCGGGGACCGGCGCCATTGCGCAGGAATCCACGAACCGTGTGGCGACCAAGACCGACTGGAGCGTGTTCACCGAGGACAGCCCCAAGGAATGCTGGGGCGTCTCCAGCCCCAAGAAGACCGTGAACAGCCGTGACGGCCAGCCGGTGGAAGTGCAGCGCGGCGACATCCTGCTGTTCGTGACCTTCCGCCCCGGTGCAGGCGCGGCGGGCGAGATTTCGTTCACGGGCGGCTATCCCTTCGCCGGCGGCTCCACGGTGGATGTGGCGATCAACGGCAAGACCTATGCCATGATGACCGACGGCGAATGGGCATGGCCCGCCGACAGCGGTTCGGACGGCACGATCCTTGCCGCGATGAAGGCCGGGTCCGAGGCGGTTCTGACGGCGCGTTCCTCGCGCGGGACGCAGACGCAGGACACCTTCTCGCTCATGGGCTTCACGGCCGCGATGCAAGAAGCCGAGAACCGCTGCAAGTAA